From the genome of Desulfovibrio psychrotolerans, one region includes:
- the mraZ gene encoding division/cell wall cluster transcriptional repressor MraZ: protein MLFRGRVHRSLDPKCRLMLPPEIRDILLARAQEGRLMLTTYDRCIVGYPLPDWEEFEQKFQKLKTPSLKVRNFRRLVIGGAEEAVLDKQGRIRLSADHMAYAGMDREVTIVGQGNKFEIWDKGRFAALMAEDSFDDVADELAESGIDFPI from the coding sequence ATGTTATTCAGAGGAAGAGTCCACCGCAGCCTTGACCCCAAGTGCAGGCTCATGTTGCCCCCGGAAATACGGGACATTCTCCTCGCTCGCGCGCAGGAGGGCAGGCTCATGCTCACCACGTACGACCGCTGCATAGTGGGCTATCCTCTGCCGGACTGGGAAGAGTTTGAGCAGAAGTTCCAGAAGCTGAAGACCCCTTCGCTCAAGGTTCGGAACTTCCGCCGTCTTGTTATCGGCGGTGCCGAGGAGGCCGTGCTGGACAAGCAGGGTCGCATACGGCTTTCTGCGGACCACATGGCCTATGCCGGGATGGACAGGGAAGTGACCATCGTCGGGCAGGGCAATAAGTTTGAAATATGGGACAAGGGGCGGTTTGCGGCGCTGATGGCCGAAGACTCCTTTGATGATGTGGCGGACGAACTGGCGGAGAGCGGGATAGATTTTCCCATATGA